In a genomic window of Paramicrobacterium chengjingii:
- a CDS encoding dihydrofolate reductase family protein produces the protein MTTHYYTASSLDGFIATPENSLDWLLKQDIDLDGPMAYPAFIQRMGAIAMGATTYEAIHAEEDEDGWPYTRPSWVFTHRTLSASEGADVRFVQGEVRAVHEEMTAAVPGKDLWVMGGGELAGQFADAGLLDEVWVQYAPVMLGAGAPLFPRALDLELIDTARNKAFLCGRFRVKGAL, from the coding sequence ATGACCACCCACTACTACACGGCATCGAGCCTTGACGGGTTTATCGCGACTCCAGAGAATTCGCTGGACTGGCTGCTGAAACAAGACATCGACCTCGACGGGCCAATGGCGTACCCTGCGTTCATCCAGAGGATGGGTGCCATCGCCATGGGCGCGACCACCTATGAAGCCATCCATGCGGAAGAAGACGAAGACGGTTGGCCATACACGCGGCCGTCATGGGTGTTTACCCACCGCACGTTGTCCGCATCGGAGGGTGCTGACGTGCGCTTCGTGCAGGGGGAGGTTCGCGCCGTGCATGAGGAGATGACTGCAGCTGTTCCGGGGAAGGACCTCTGGGTCATGGGCGGGGGAGAACTCGCCGGCCAGTTTGCCGACGCCGGCCTTCTCGACGAGGTGTGGGTGCAGTATGCGCCCGTCATGCTCGGTGCCGGTGCGCCGCTCTTTCCTCGAGCACTCGATCTCGAGCTCATCGACACGGCCCGAAACAAGGCATTCCTTTGCGGCCGCTTCCGTGTGAAGGGTGCACTGTAA
- a CDS encoding LCP family protein — MSSRHTSEAPVRHGRQPRRSGLRTTLKVAIASVAVLALTVVGVAAWGVADIFGRLDRGGVSLPGNSGQAVPDVNAIEGGFNLLLVGSDSREGQGDGFGDPKQLTGQLNDVTILVHISEDHSNATAISIPRDTFVDVPACPYPQDKDGTVPEGEQPPAGIQKVNTTLKHGGLGCTAATVQELTGLTVHYAGAIQFNGVTAMANAIGGVEVCLSEPIVDPKTNLDLPAGDVTLKGETALQFLRTRYGVGDGSDLGRISNQQVYMSALMRKILSGETLSNPVKLYNLANVAADNMTLSNELSNPNTMVSIALALKGMPTENITFVKFPTGSGMLNGQEGEIPVEQDAAALLDAVKADRSLSITGGTGEYGAVPKDGASTEPPADDGETTPPEDDATSPPSTDGPVDLPDSVKGQTAADETCSNGNG, encoded by the coding sequence ATGAGCAGTCGTCACACGAGCGAAGCGCCGGTGCGTCACGGCCGTCAGCCTCGCCGCAGCGGCCTGCGGACGACGCTGAAGGTGGCCATCGCATCGGTGGCAGTGCTGGCGTTAACCGTTGTCGGAGTTGCAGCGTGGGGCGTTGCCGACATCTTCGGCCGGCTCGATCGAGGAGGCGTGTCGCTTCCGGGAAACTCCGGCCAGGCCGTCCCCGACGTCAACGCGATCGAGGGCGGCTTCAACCTTCTCCTTGTCGGCAGCGACAGCCGTGAGGGGCAGGGCGACGGCTTCGGCGATCCGAAGCAATTGACGGGTCAGCTCAACGACGTCACCATCCTCGTGCACATCTCAGAAGACCACTCGAATGCCACGGCCATTTCGATTCCGCGCGACACGTTCGTCGACGTGCCGGCGTGCCCCTATCCACAAGACAAAGACGGCACTGTTCCCGAGGGCGAGCAGCCTCCAGCCGGCATCCAGAAAGTGAACACCACGCTCAAGCACGGCGGTCTCGGCTGTACCGCTGCGACAGTGCAGGAACTTACCGGGCTGACCGTGCACTATGCCGGTGCCATTCAGTTCAACGGTGTCACTGCCATGGCTAATGCGATCGGCGGCGTCGAGGTGTGCCTGAGTGAGCCGATTGTCGACCCGAAGACCAACCTCGATCTGCCGGCGGGCGACGTCACGCTGAAGGGCGAGACGGCGCTGCAGTTTCTGCGCACGCGCTACGGAGTCGGTGACGGGTCGGACCTCGGCCGCATCAGCAACCAGCAGGTGTACATGTCGGCGCTCATGCGCAAGATATTGTCGGGCGAGACTCTCTCCAACCCGGTCAAGCTCTACAACCTGGCAAACGTCGCTGCCGACAACATGACGCTGTCCAACGAGCTCAGCAACCCCAACACCATGGTGTCGATCGCGTTGGCGCTCAAGGGCATGCCCACCGAGAACATCACGTTCGTGAAATTTCCCACCGGGTCGGGAATGCTCAATGGTCAAGAGGGTGAGATCCCGGTGGAGCAAGACGCTGCGGCACTGCTTGACGCCGTCAAAGCCGATCGCAGTCTCTCCATTACGGGCGGAACGGGCGAATACGGTGCTGTGCCGAAGGATGGGGCCTCCACGGAACCGCCTGCGGATGATGGCGAGACGACGCCCCCCGAGGATGATGCGACCTCTCCGCCTTCCACGGACGGCCCCGTCGACCTGCCCGACAGCGTTAAGGGGCAGACGGCGGCAGATGAGACCTGCTCGAACGGAAACGGTTGA
- a CDS encoding DUF4440 domain-containing protein — MTNREAEDDVQVRAAEIALLSPETRRDSARVRELLHEDFTEIGRSGRRWTRDEILDLLVNEDRSAAPQTDEWVFTELAAGVVLVTYRIVEGAEESRHSSIWETTSGVPRMRFHQGTRSD; from the coding sequence ATGACGAACCGTGAAGCGGAGGACGATGTCCAAGTGCGTGCCGCGGAGATCGCTCTGCTCTCACCGGAAACGAGGCGCGACAGTGCGCGGGTGCGTGAGCTGCTCCACGAGGACTTCACTGAGATCGGACGCTCGGGTCGGCGGTGGACGCGCGACGAGATTCTCGATCTGCTTGTGAACGAAGATCGAAGCGCGGCTCCGCAGACCGACGAGTGGGTCTTCACGGAGCTGGCCGCGGGAGTCGTTCTCGTGACCTACCGGATCGTCGAGGGCGCCGAAGAGAGTCGGCATTCATCGATCTGGGAGACTACGTCGGGCGTGCCACGGATGCGTTTTCACCAGGGGACTCGGAGCGATTGA
- a CDS encoding MIP/aquaporin family protein, whose amino-acid sequence MSDITPLRGALRHGSGLKRLNGTWGEVLAEFLGTFVLIAFGDGVVAMAVAGLPGSGRTEDPTSFFLGAGDWLLIGWGWAFAVAFGVYVAGGVSGAHINPAVTLAFAVRRRFPWKKVVPYIVAQVVGAFVGAALVYLLYFDAINAFNEAMGVARTDPDGNITFSIFATFPAPYFDGNMWIPLADQITGTAFLVMFVAAIIDMRNAAVKAGLGPLLIGLAVAAIGMSFGANAGYAINPARDFGPRLFAWMAGWGDVALPGTVDGSFSAYFWVPIVGPLIGGVIGVLLYDLFIGDILHSRQLVGESEPAGRTKN is encoded by the coding sequence ATGAGTGACATCACACCTCTGCGCGGTGCGCTGCGGCACGGCAGCGGCCTGAAGCGCCTGAACGGCACGTGGGGGGAGGTGCTCGCGGAATTTCTCGGAACATTCGTTCTGATCGCCTTTGGGGACGGAGTCGTCGCCATGGCCGTCGCCGGGTTGCCGGGTTCTGGGCGCACCGAAGACCCGACATCGTTTTTTCTCGGAGCGGGTGACTGGCTGCTGATCGGCTGGGGATGGGCGTTCGCCGTGGCGTTCGGCGTCTATGTCGCTGGGGGAGTCAGCGGTGCCCACATCAACCCCGCGGTGACGCTGGCCTTCGCCGTCAGACGACGTTTCCCCTGGAAGAAGGTTGTGCCGTATATCGTCGCGCAGGTGGTGGGGGCATTTGTCGGTGCCGCCCTGGTGTACCTGTTGTACTTCGATGCGATCAATGCGTTCAACGAGGCGATGGGCGTCGCTCGAACGGATCCAGACGGGAACATCACGTTCTCGATCTTCGCGACGTTCCCTGCGCCGTATTTCGACGGCAACATGTGGATTCCCCTTGCCGACCAGATCACCGGCACGGCATTCCTCGTGATGTTCGTAGCGGCGATCATCGACATGCGAAACGCCGCTGTCAAGGCGGGACTTGGCCCGCTGCTGATCGGTCTCGCCGTTGCAGCGATCGGAATGTCGTTCGGTGCCAACGCGGGGTATGCAATTAACCCGGCGCGTGACTTCGGACCGCGGCTGTTCGCATGGATGGCCGGCTGGGGCGACGTCGCCCTGCCTGGCACTGTCGATGGTTCGTTCAGCGCCTACTTCTGGGTGCCGATCGTGGGGCCGCTCATCGGTGGAGTGATCGGCGTTCTGCTCTATGACCTGTTCATCGGCGACATCCTCCACTCGCGGCAGCTCGTTGGTGAGAGCGAACCGGCGGGGCGCACGAAGAACTGA
- a CDS encoding AMP-binding protein translates to MFHSPFSDVEIPDLSVYDYLFADLSDADATRIALIDPATGIETTYGALKAQIDAFAGALAVRGVDSDTVVGLLCPNVPAFATVFHGILRLGAAVTTFNSMYTSAEIEKQIEDAGATWIITVGPLLPHAAEAAETCGIPADHVIVLDGAEGHPNLRELLSEQRTPPQVTVDSATHLAVLPYSSGTTGTPKGVELSHRNLVANVEQSRVNIDLHDTDRVLAVLPFFHIYGMTVLLNLALRQRASLVTMPRFDLVEFLTNIQHHGCTYLYIAPPIAVALAKHPVVDDYDISTVHSVFSGAAPLDGATAERAGERIHARVMQGYGLTETSPVTHAVPYMRDDIPLSSVGVLLPNTLCKLVDPESGAEITEFGDDGDTAAGELWIKGPQVMMGYLNRPEATADAIDDDGFFHTGDVATCNEGGWFTIVDRVKELIKYHGYQVPPAELEALLLGHPSIADVAVIGVLDDEGQEIPKAFVVPAAEGDVTADDVMSYVAERVAPYKKIRSVEFVESIPKSSSGKILRKDLRAREGAAS, encoded by the coding sequence GTGTTTCACAGCCCGTTTTCTGACGTGGAGATTCCCGACCTCAGCGTCTACGACTATCTGTTCGCAGACCTGAGTGATGCGGACGCCACTCGCATCGCTCTCATCGACCCGGCCACCGGCATCGAGACCACGTACGGCGCGCTCAAAGCTCAGATCGACGCGTTCGCCGGTGCGCTTGCTGTGCGCGGCGTCGACAGCGACACCGTCGTTGGACTTCTCTGCCCGAACGTCCCGGCCTTCGCCACGGTTTTCCACGGCATCCTCAGGCTTGGCGCCGCCGTGACGACGTTCAACTCCATGTACACGTCAGCCGAGATCGAAAAGCAGATCGAGGATGCTGGCGCCACCTGGATCATCACGGTCGGCCCGCTGCTGCCCCATGCTGCCGAAGCCGCTGAGACGTGCGGCATCCCCGCCGACCACGTCATTGTGCTCGACGGCGCCGAGGGGCACCCGAACCTGCGCGAACTGCTGAGCGAACAGCGGACGCCGCCCCAGGTGACTGTCGACTCGGCTACGCACCTTGCCGTGCTTCCGTACTCGTCGGGTACAACGGGAACGCCGAAGGGCGTCGAACTCAGCCACCGCAACCTCGTCGCCAACGTTGAGCAATCGCGGGTGAACATCGACCTGCACGACACCGACCGAGTGCTCGCTGTGCTGCCGTTTTTTCACATCTACGGCATGACCGTATTGCTCAACCTCGCCTTGCGCCAACGTGCGAGCCTCGTGACGATGCCTCGGTTCGACCTAGTCGAGTTTCTCACTAACATTCAGCACCACGGGTGCACGTACCTCTATATTGCGCCGCCGATCGCCGTCGCGCTGGCGAAGCATCCGGTCGTCGATGACTACGACATCTCGACGGTGCACTCGGTATTCTCGGGTGCTGCCCCGCTCGACGGCGCGACGGCAGAGCGCGCGGGCGAGCGCATCCATGCCCGGGTGATGCAGGGCTACGGGCTGACCGAGACGAGCCCCGTGACGCACGCCGTGCCGTACATGCGTGACGACATCCCGCTGAGCTCGGTTGGCGTGCTGTTGCCGAACACGCTGTGCAAGCTGGTTGATCCGGAGAGCGGTGCCGAGATCACCGAGTTTGGCGACGATGGCGATACCGCTGCTGGAGAACTCTGGATCAAGGGGCCTCAGGTGATGATGGGGTATCTGAACCGGCCGGAAGCCACAGCGGATGCGATTGACGACGACGGCTTCTTTCACACCGGCGATGTCGCAACGTGCAATGAGGGCGGCTGGTTCACGATCGTGGATCGCGTGAAGGAGCTCATCAAATACCACGGCTATCAGGTGCCGCCTGCCGAGTTGGAGGCGCTGCTGCTCGGGCACCCGAGTATCGCCGACGTCGCCGTGATCGGCGTGCTCGACGATGAGGGGCAGGAAATCCCGAAGGCATTCGTCGTGCCGGCGGCCGAGGGCGACGTGACGGCTGACGATGTGATGTCGTACGTCGCTGAGCGGGTGGCGCCGTATAAGAAGATCCGCAGCGTCGAATTCGTCGAATCGATTCCGAAGTCGAGTTCCGGAAAGATCTTGCGCAAAGACCTGCGAGCTCGCGAGGGTGCGGCATCGTAG
- a CDS encoding type II toxin-antitoxin system VapC family toxin, with protein MNPMDEHAVLVDANVVLHALGNDGGKADRCRVYLESLWEGRGRAYASREMLQEMVHHRMRRDSRELAVAAVRRVEPMFIVLNFDHEVLELARELIERTNVRGRDAVHAATALAYGIETIASSDPAFDGIPGLLRVDPLAA; from the coding sequence ATGAATCCGATGGACGAGCACGCGGTGCTCGTTGATGCAAACGTCGTACTGCACGCGTTGGGCAACGATGGGGGGAAGGCCGATCGTTGCCGGGTCTACCTTGAAAGCCTGTGGGAAGGACGAGGTCGAGCATACGCGAGCAGGGAGATGCTGCAGGAAATGGTGCATCATCGGATGCGGCGGGACTCACGTGAACTCGCCGTTGCCGCGGTTCGCCGTGTCGAGCCGATGTTTATCGTGCTGAACTTCGATCACGAGGTGCTCGAACTTGCTCGCGAGCTCATCGAGCGCACGAACGTCCGTGGGCGCGACGCCGTGCATGCCGCAACAGCCCTCGCCTACGGCATTGAGACCATCGCGTCGTCAGACCCGGCTTTCGACGGCATCCCGGGCCTTCTTCGCGTCGATCCGCTCGCGGCGTAG
- a CDS encoding bifunctional proline dehydrogenase/L-glutamate gamma-semialdehyde dehydrogenase, with protein sequence MAQASMQTLRHELAHEAVQLAHTWVRESADYPVDPAAERLAGVLKDPNGLPFTVGFVDGVMRPEDLFVAGYGLQKVAKLTPKFLPWYMRAAIACGGVLGPVIPGIVIPISRRVLREMVGHLVVDATPQKLGPAIAQLRADGSRLNLNLLGEAVLGEEEAQRRFDGTLRLLERDDVDYVSIKVSSIVSQLSLWAFDEAVEHVVEKLIPLYRVAADAERRGYRKFINLDMEEYRDLDLTIAVFTRVLEHDDLKYLEAGIVLQSYLPDALAAMQQLTAWARLRRTSGGAPIKARLVKGANIQMENVDAQIHGWPNAPYSEKQDTDANFKRVLEWSLTPENTDAVRIGVAGHNLFDVAYAWLLAQRRGVTDAVEFEMLLGMATGQAQAVRRVVGNLLLYTPVVNPHEFDVAISYLIRRLEENASPENYMSVVFELHEDNALLEREAQRFLSSVEELGRDGGAPPEPNRTQNRQTEWTLAGDLPAGTSADGQRVDDESSEPTASVTADVTDGRADEGLTQQVLHLGRPAADEPGPFDTTRVFTGRFDAVTRSDAGMPGFHNTPDTDPAIPANREWGRGIISRMESSSLGIDEVHAHTVTDAVELERIIETVRSAGAEWGAKSGADRSAVIERAADTLSAHRDRLLEVMGSEAGKTIGEGDPEVSEAIDFAHYYAAQARQLDRVQGAVFEPSKLIVVTPPWNFPLAIPSGGVLAGLASGAGVILKPAPQAERTAAVMVEALWEAGVPRELLAYVSIQEGELGKQLISHDAVDRVILTGAWDTAKLFRSWRPTLPLLAETSGKNALVVMPSADMDLAAADLVKSAFGHAGQKCSASSLVILVGSAAKSERFHRQLVDAAMSLRVGYPSDPSAQMGPIIEPAEGKLLHALTELGVGEEWLVEPKRLDRSGQLWSPGIRTGVKAGSYFHLTEFFGPVLGVMHARTLGDAIRYVNAIDYGLTSGLHTQDSGDLAEWLAGVEAGNLYVNRGITGAIVQRQPFGGWKRSSVGAGTKAGGPSYLYGLGSWRPARGSSSSTLHLRGLDSRITRLIEAAQPSMEYEQFDVLRRSALSDAVAWANEYGEVTDATGLDVERNLLRYRPVPVAVRAAEDAALGEVLRVVVAGVRAKSRVTVSTASALPTAVLRVLDGLGISVTVEFDAEWVQRTAHPPAFAGEATATRVPRVRLVGSDAERRAALHQQLAIAVDGDPDVAVYAGPVTQSGRIEMLPFLREQAISITAHRFGNLDPWSNDVI encoded by the coding sequence ATGGCACAGGCATCGATGCAGACTCTGCGGCACGAGCTCGCTCACGAAGCGGTGCAGTTGGCGCACACCTGGGTTCGCGAAAGCGCAGACTACCCGGTGGACCCCGCTGCTGAACGACTGGCCGGTGTGTTGAAAGACCCCAACGGATTGCCCTTCACCGTTGGCTTCGTTGATGGCGTGATGCGGCCAGAGGACCTCTTCGTCGCGGGATACGGCTTGCAGAAGGTGGCGAAGCTGACACCAAAGTTCCTGCCCTGGTACATGCGCGCAGCCATCGCGTGCGGAGGTGTTCTCGGGCCGGTGATTCCCGGCATTGTCATTCCGATCTCTCGTCGGGTGCTGCGCGAGATGGTCGGCCACCTTGTTGTTGACGCCACCCCGCAGAAGCTCGGCCCGGCGATCGCCCAACTGCGCGCAGACGGTTCTCGGCTCAACCTCAACCTGTTGGGCGAGGCGGTGCTGGGGGAGGAGGAGGCGCAACGGCGCTTCGACGGAACACTGCGACTGCTGGAGCGCGACGACGTCGACTACGTGTCGATCAAAGTATCGTCGATTGTCTCGCAGCTGTCGTTGTGGGCATTCGACGAGGCGGTCGAGCACGTCGTCGAGAAGCTCATTCCGCTCTACCGGGTGGCCGCTGACGCCGAGAGGCGTGGCTACCGCAAGTTCATCAACCTCGACATGGAGGAGTACCGCGACCTCGACCTCACGATCGCGGTGTTCACGCGCGTGCTCGAGCACGACGACCTGAAATACCTTGAGGCCGGCATCGTTCTGCAGTCCTACCTCCCCGACGCGCTCGCCGCCATGCAGCAGCTCACAGCGTGGGCGCGCCTACGTCGGACCAGCGGGGGTGCTCCCATCAAGGCACGCCTCGTGAAAGGCGCGAACATTCAGATGGAGAACGTCGACGCGCAAATCCACGGCTGGCCGAATGCACCGTACTCCGAAAAGCAGGATACCGACGCGAACTTCAAGCGCGTGCTCGAATGGTCGCTCACGCCAGAGAATACGGATGCCGTCAGAATCGGCGTCGCCGGTCACAATCTCTTCGACGTCGCATACGCGTGGCTTCTCGCGCAGCGACGGGGCGTTACGGATGCCGTTGAGTTCGAGATGCTTCTGGGCATGGCGACCGGCCAGGCACAGGCCGTGCGGCGCGTCGTGGGCAACCTGCTGCTGTATACGCCCGTCGTCAATCCGCATGAGTTCGACGTCGCCATCTCGTACCTCATCCGCAGACTGGAAGAGAACGCGTCGCCAGAAAACTACATGTCTGTTGTCTTCGAGCTGCACGAAGACAACGCGCTGCTTGAACGCGAGGCACAGCGCTTCCTCTCCTCAGTGGAGGAGCTGGGGCGCGATGGCGGTGCCCCTCCCGAGCCGAACCGAACGCAGAATCGCCAGACAGAGTGGACGCTCGCGGGCGATCTTCCCGCAGGGACGAGCGCCGATGGTCAGCGCGTCGACGACGAGAGCAGTGAGCCCACGGCATCCGTCACGGCCGACGTCACCGATGGGCGCGCGGATGAAGGCCTGACGCAGCAGGTGCTTCACCTGGGTCGCCCGGCCGCTGATGAACCAGGTCCATTCGACACAACGCGAGTCTTCACCGGACGATTCGATGCCGTTACGCGCAGTGACGCCGGCATGCCCGGGTTTCACAACACGCCAGACACCGATCCGGCCATTCCCGCGAACCGCGAGTGGGGCCGGGGAATTATCTCGCGCATGGAATCCTCGAGCCTCGGCATCGATGAGGTTCACGCGCACACGGTGACGGATGCTGTCGAACTGGAGCGCATTATCGAGACAGTGCGGAGCGCCGGCGCCGAGTGGGGTGCGAAATCGGGTGCCGATCGCAGCGCCGTGATCGAGCGCGCCGCCGACACGCTGTCTGCGCATCGAGACCGCCTTCTTGAGGTAATGGGCTCCGAGGCAGGGAAGACCATCGGTGAAGGTGACCCCGAAGTGAGCGAGGCGATCGACTTCGCCCACTATTACGCCGCGCAGGCACGCCAGCTCGACCGCGTCCAGGGTGCCGTGTTCGAGCCGTCGAAACTCATCGTGGTGACACCGCCGTGGAACTTCCCGCTCGCCATCCCGTCCGGGGGTGTGCTCGCGGGGCTCGCCTCGGGAGCCGGCGTGATCCTCAAACCCGCGCCGCAGGCCGAGCGAACCGCCGCCGTGATGGTGGAGGCGCTCTGGGAGGCCGGCGTGCCGCGTGAGCTGCTCGCGTACGTGTCGATTCAGGAGGGCGAGCTCGGCAAACAGCTCATCTCGCACGACGCGGTCGATCGCGTGATTCTGACCGGCGCGTGGGACACCGCCAAGCTGTTCCGCTCGTGGAGACCGACGTTGCCGCTGCTGGCCGAGACGAGCGGCAAGAACGCACTCGTGGTGATGCCGAGCGCAGACATGGACCTCGCGGCGGCCGATCTTGTGAAGAGCGCTTTCGGCCACGCGGGGCAGAAATGCTCGGCATCCAGTCTGGTTATTCTCGTCGGCTCGGCTGCCAAGTCAGAGCGGTTCCACCGCCAGCTCGTGGATGCCGCCATGTCGCTGCGCGTCGGGTACCCCTCAGACCCGAGCGCACAAATGGGACCGATCATCGAACCGGCCGAGGGCAAGCTGCTGCACGCGCTCACCGAACTCGGCGTCGGCGAGGAATGGCTCGTCGAGCCAAAGCGCCTCGACCGGTCGGGGCAGTTGTGGTCTCCCGGGATCCGCACCGGTGTGAAGGCGGGATCGTACTTTCATCTCACCGAGTTCTTCGGCCCCGTGCTCGGCGTCATGCATGCCCGTACGCTCGGTGATGCCATTCGATACGTCAATGCCATCGACTACGGCCTGACGTCGGGGCTGCACACGCAAGACTCGGGCGATCTCGCCGAATGGCTCGCTGGTGTGGAGGCCGGCAACCTCTACGTCAACCGCGGCATCACGGGCGCCATCGTGCAGCGCCAGCCGTTTGGCGGGTGGAAGCGCTCGTCTGTCGGTGCGGGAACGAAGGCGGGCGGGCCGAGCTATCTGTATGGTCTCGGATCGTGGCGCCCGGCGCGCGGCAGCTCCAGCTCAACACTTCACCTGCGTGGGCTTGACTCACGCATCACGCGGCTGATCGAGGCGGCGCAGCCGTCGATGGAGTATGAACAGTTCGACGTGCTGCGCCGAAGTGCACTCTCTGACGCCGTCGCGTGGGCAAACGAATACGGCGAGGTGACGGATGCTACGGGGCTCGACGTGGAGCGCAACCTCCTGCGTTACCGACCGGTGCCGGTCGCGGTGCGTGCCGCAGAGGACGCCGCACTTGGCGAGGTGCTGCGGGTTGTCGTCGCGGGTGTGCGCGCCAAGTCGCGGGTGACGGTGAGCACGGCGTCTGCCTTGCCGACGGCGGTGTTGCGGGTGCTCGACGGGCTCGGCATCTCGGTGACTGTCGAGTTCGACGCCGAGTGGGTGCAGCGCACAGCACACCCGCCGGCATTTGCGGGTGAAGCCACCGCGACGCGTGTTCCGCGAGTGCGGTTGGTGGGGTCGGATGCTGAGCGTCGCGCGGCTCTGCACCAGCAACTCGCCATCGCGGTAGATGGCGACCCCGACGTCGCTGTCTACGCCGGCCCCGTGACGCAGTCAGGTCGTATCGAGATGCTGCCGTTCTTGCGCGAGCAGGCGATCTCGATCACGGCGCACCGATTTGGCAACCTCGACCCGTGGAGCAACGACGTCATCTGA
- a CDS encoding DHA2 family efflux MFS transporter permease subunit produces the protein MDSVAPDARAKRLVLVVAILASFVSFLDGSIVNVALPAIENELGGGLAVQQWVVDSYMLTLGAFILLAGSLSDSFGRGRVLTAGLVWFGITSLLCAIAPTATLLIVARALQGIAAALLVPSSLAIITSTFDDNERGRAIGTWTAWTGTAMIIGPLLGGGLVDLVSWRLIFGINVLPIAFTLVLMARMPRQPRPTAAVRVDVLGAVLGAAGLGGLVFALIEQQRFGWASPIVAIPLLVGIAASAAFIFWQAKSRAPMLPLSLFRARNFWVGNVATVFVYGALSFGTFVIVIYLQQVAGFAATLAGIALMPPTLVMLALSGRMGDLASRLGPRFFMSVGPIVAGLGFALMLTVTPEINYWLQLLPGLLIFGLGLSITVAPLTSAILGAIEPARAGIASAVNNAVSRVAGLVSVACAALIIGGTLDIDGYRRAMAATAIMLVAGGIISGIGIVNRRLSADAVILPDGGG, from the coding sequence ATGGATTCTGTCGCGCCCGACGCTCGCGCCAAGAGGCTCGTACTCGTCGTGGCGATCCTCGCGTCGTTCGTGTCGTTTCTCGACGGCTCGATCGTCAACGTTGCGCTACCGGCAATCGAGAACGAGCTCGGAGGCGGCCTTGCCGTTCAGCAATGGGTTGTCGACTCGTACATGCTCACACTCGGCGCGTTCATTCTGCTCGCCGGGTCGTTGTCTGACTCGTTCGGCCGGGGTCGCGTGCTCACTGCGGGGCTCGTGTGGTTCGGCATCACGTCGCTGCTGTGCGCGATCGCGCCGACGGCAACCCTGCTGATCGTTGCTCGCGCCCTGCAGGGCATCGCGGCTGCGCTTCTCGTTCCGAGTTCGCTCGCCATCATCACGTCCACCTTCGACGACAACGAACGCGGCCGCGCGATCGGCACCTGGACGGCGTGGACCGGAACCGCCATGATCATCGGCCCGTTGCTCGGCGGCGGGCTCGTCGACCTCGTCAGTTGGCGGCTCATCTTCGGCATCAATGTTCTCCCCATCGCCTTCACCCTCGTGCTTATGGCGCGGATGCCGCGTCAGCCGCGCCCGACAGCGGCGGTGCGCGTCGATGTGCTCGGTGCTGTGCTCGGAGCCGCGGGTCTCGGCGGCCTCGTGTTCGCGCTCATCGAGCAACAGCGGTTTGGCTGGGCGAGCCCGATCGTCGCGATCCCGCTCCTGGTCGGTATTGCCGCATCCGCCGCATTTATCTTCTGGCAGGCGAAGTCGCGTGCTCCCATGCTTCCACTGAGTCTCTTTCGTGCACGAAACTTCTGGGTCGGCAACGTGGCGACGGTGTTTGTGTACGGCGCGCTGAGCTTCGGGACGTTCGTGATCGTCATCTATCTGCAGCAGGTCGCCGGTTTCGCCGCAACGCTCGCGGGGATCGCGCTCATGCCGCCGACGCTCGTGATGCTTGCGCTTTCCGGCCGAATGGGCGATTTGGCGAGCCGGCTTGGTCCGCGCTTCTTCATGAGCGTCGGCCCGATTGTCGCGGGGTTGGGGTTCGCTTTGATGCTCACGGTGACGCCGGAGATCAACTACTGGCTGCAGCTGCTTCCCGGTCTGCTGATTTTCGGCCTCGGCCTGTCGATCACCGTCGCCCCGCTGACGAGTGCCATTCTCGGGGCGATCGAACCGGCTCGTGCGGGCATCGCCTCGGCGGTGAACAACGCGGTATCGCGTGTTGCGGGGCTCGTGAGCGTTGCGTGCGCCGCCCTGATCATCGGCGGCACCCTCGATATCGACGGCTACAGACGAGCCATGGCGGCGACGGCGATCATGCTCGTAGCGGGCGGAATCATCTCGGGAATCGGCATTGTGAACAGGCGGCTCTCAGCAGATGCTGTGATTCTTCCAGACGGGGGCGGGTAG